Proteins encoded in a region of the Pelmatolapia mariae isolate MD_Pm_ZW linkage group LG16_19, Pm_UMD_F_2, whole genome shotgun sequence genome:
- the LOC134644646 gene encoding E3 ubiquitin ligase TRAF3IP2-like, with protein sequence MAQKESAAAGNMEQSVVEQLSLQMETQREDVSMLNVRSAGAEESASHPQGKRKSIRLPDECRNVFITYSSDVSSEMVPFVDFLTKQGFRPAIDLYDSSIRCMDVNKWTDSYLKDPLTLIIIAISPKYKEDIEGPVVDSHGLHTKYIHSMMQNEFIQQGSLNFRFIPVLFLCASQKHVPSWLQNTRVYRWPQDTEDLLLRLLREERYVAPPVPVELSLFIRPVTMSDAATL encoded by the exons ATGGCACAAAAAGAGAGTGCGGCAGCTGGGAATATGGAGCAAAGCGTTGTGGAACAACTGAGCCTGCAAATGGAAACACAGCGAG AGGATGTCAGCATGCTGAATGTGCGCTCAGCAGGAGCAGAGGAGTCCGCTTCACATCCACAGGGGAAAAGGAAGAGCATCCGTTTGCCTGATGAGTGCC GAAACGTTTTCATCACTTACTCTTCAGACGTGTCCTCAGAAATGGTCCCCTTTGTGGATTTCCTCACAAAGCAAGGCTTTCGACCGGCT ATTGACTTATATGACAGCTCCATTAGATGTATGGACGTCAACAAGTGGACAGACAGTTACCTTAAAGAT ccGTTAACCCTGATTATTATCGCCATCAGTCCAAAGTACAAGGAGGATATTGAAGGACCTGTAGTGGACAGCCATGGTCTACACACCAAATATATCCACTCAATG ATGCAGAATGAGTTCATCCAGCAGGGGAGCTTGAATTTTAGATTCATCCCGGTTCTCTTCCTTTGTGCATCCCAG AAACATGTCCCGAGCTGGCTCCAGAATACTCGCGTGTACCGCTGGCCACAGGACACTGAGGATTTGTTACTGCGACTGCTGAGGGAGGAGAGATACGTGGCTCCTCCTGTACCTGTGGAGCTCAGCCTGTTCATCAGGCCTGTTACCATGAGCGACGCAGCTacactgtaa
- the LOC134645122 gene encoding E3 SUMO-protein ligase ZBED1-like, translating to MDKDGLLGGKFYFKKLPNGLLDKTRVTCTICKAEFRYHRSNSSLCYHLRAKHSAESTSTGPCQSTPQDYGARGRITKHVSEKLTNSLVVWIAKNCRPVSIVEDDGLREVIRVASGDVCYNLPSRGTIVSRLHTLYEDQRDQRSSKLVQVRNVALTGDHWTSVNNDNYLGVTAHFIDNDWTLQSFALTVSKTEARQCAEACADHFLSVANEWKIKDKLTTFGTDSARNMVAAARLLPFEHMPCTAHILQRTITVSLNDSEFEKVLAKCRKVVGHFKQSPANAQELKEQQVAHGQKTEPLVRDVPTRWNSTLEMIKRIQRNKSVLTTILAQQNSMVSMLTDQEFDILQKLEELLEPCRYVTELLGGKWYVSCSVVLPALCYLFRVMELSDDDPVYVLRFKKVFTTDLAQRRDSINLTWLKIATALDPRFKDLKCVSKDERREVWASLHDLVMAETHAHQPSAQTTEEPSPKKRKIAICLLGSSDSDSEEEEDSIDRCLDRYKAEPKIDIEECPLQWWLKREGAHARLAPIACKYLSTPATTVPCERLFSLSGHIIQKRSASLSSDDVNKIVCLNNWLSVKD from the exons ATGGATAAGGACGGGCTTTTGGGGGGGAAGTTTTACTTTAAGAAGTTGCCTAACGGCTTGTTGGACAAAACGAGAGTAACGTGCACAATTtgcaaagctgaattcaggtACCACAGAAGCAATTCGTCTCTGTGCTATCACCTGAGAGCAAAACACTCAGCTGAATCCACCTCTACGGGACCTTGCCAATCTACGCCTCAGGATTATGGTGCTCGTGGACGGATAACAAAACATGTGAGTGAAAAGCTAACCAATTCTTTGGTTGTTTGGATAGCTAAAAACTGCCGACCAGTTAGCATAGTAGAAGATGATGGACTGAGAGAAGTCATTCGCGTTGCATCAGGAGACGTGTGTTATAATCTTCCCTCGAGAGGAACCATTGTGTCGAGACTGCACACTTTGTATGAGGACCAGAGGGATCAGCGGTCCAGCAAGCTTGTGCAAGTAAGGAATGTCGCTCTCACAGGAGATCACTGGACTTCGGTGAACAACGATAACTACTTGGGCGTCACAGCGCATTTTATTGATAACGACTGGACACTACAATCGTTTGCACTAACAGTGAGTAAAACTGAAGCGCGACAGTGTGCTGAGGCGTGTGCTGACCATTTTCTCAGTGTTGCAAACGAATGGAAAATTAAGGACAAGTTAACCACGTTTGGCACCGACAGTGCTCGTAACATGGTTGCAGCCGCCAGACTACTTCCATTTGAACACATGCCCTGCACGGCCCACATTCTGCAAAGAACGATCACAGTTTCTCTTAACGACAGTGAATTTGAAAAGGTTCTGGCCAAATGTCGCAAGGTTGTTGGACATTTTAAGCAGAGTCCAGCGAACGCTCAGgaattaaaagaacagcaaGTTGCACATGGACAAAAAACAGAACCACTTGTTCGGGACGTTCCAACAAGATGGAACTCCACCCTAGAGATGATCAAGCGGATCCAGAGAAACAAATCTGTGCTGACCACCATCCTGGCTCAGCAAAACAGCATGGTGTCTATGTTGACGGACCAGGAGTTTGACATACTGCAAAAGCTGGAGGAACTACTTGAACCTTGCAG ATATGTGACCGAACTTCTGGGGGGGAAGTGGTATGTCTCCTGCTCTGTGGTGTTGCCAGCCTTGTGTTATTTGTTCAGGGTTATGGAGCTCTCAGATGATGACCCAGTCTACGTTTTGAGGTTTAAGAAGGTTTTTACCACAGACCTAGCTCAGCGGAGGGACAGCATCAATCTGACATGGCTGAAGATCGCTACTGCCCTTGATCCCAGGTTTAAAGACCTTAAGTGTGTTTCCAAAGATGAAAGAAGAGAGGTGTGGGCTTCATTACATGACCTTGTGATGGCAGAGACTCATGCACACCAACCATCTGCTCAGACAACAGAGGAACCATcaccaaaaaagagaaagatcGCCATCTGCTTGCTGGGTTCTTCAGATTCAGAttcagaggaagaggaagactcTATAGACCGCTGTCTGGATCGGTACAAAGCAGAGCCCAAAATAGACATAGAGGAGTGTCCACTACAGTGGTGGTTAAAGAGAGAAGGAGCACATGCCAGGCTGGCACCTATTGCATGCAAATACCTGTCAACCCCTGCAACCACAGTGCCTTGTGAGAGATTATTCTCACTCTCAGGTCACATCATTCAAAAGAGAAGTGCTTCTTTGTCCTCAGATGATGTAAACAAAATAGTCTGCCTCAATAACTGGCTGAGTGTAAAGGACTAA
- the LOC134644647 gene encoding neurofilament heavy polypeptide-like, with amino-acid sequence MEKKKDKEAKEFETVEIKPKEVKLKEKPKVDTKPLKLKQKKPKEEEPVKKLLRKDVKELPTEKKKVIKPKDEREVKKPPKGKEEAKKPIHAEVKATKPPKKEKDLKKISKERKRVMKPVTEEEVKKPPKEEKEIKKTPKKEKEVIKATREVKEEKEPIRQIKELKKPPKEEKKVRILAKIETEVTQPPKDEKKPPTVKTELKKLPKQLPKEKKERKPLKEEKKSPKQEKKVKKPEPVKEEKEEKKPLKKEKEPLKEEKHEMEHFKKEKEEEKHLKKEKKEDKPLKKEKKEEKPLKEEKEEKKTPKKEKPEKEHLRKEKEEEKPLKEEKPEKEHLKKEKKDKKPLKEEREEKKPLKEDKPEKEHLKKEKEEKKHLKKEKEEEKPLKEEREEEKPVKKETKEEKPLKKEKEKEKHLKEDKPEKKPLKKEKEEKKLLKEEREEKKPEHLKKEKEEKKSLKEEKEEKKHLKKEKEEEKPLKEEKPEKEHLKKEKEEKKPLKEEKEDKKPLKKEKQEKKPLKKEKPEKKHLKEEKEEKKPLKKEKEEEKPLKQEKPEKEHLKKEKEEKKPLKEEREEKKPVKKETKEMKHLKKEKEKEKHLKEDKPEKEHLKKEKEEKKPLKEEKEEKKPLKKEKEEKKPVKEEKPETEHLKKEKEEKKPLKEEKEEK; translated from the exons atggagaagaaaaaagataagGAAGCCAAAGAGTTTGAAACTGTAGAGATAAAACCAAAAGAAGTAAAACTAAAGGAGAAGCCCAAAGTTGACACAAAACctcttaaactgaaacaaaagaaGCCCAAAG AAGAAGAGCCGGTAAAGAAGCTGCTCAGAAAAGATGTAAAAGAACTGcccacagaaaagaaaaaggtcaTCAAACCTAAAGATGAGAGGGAAGTGAAAAAACCTCccaaaggaaaggaagaggCGAAGAAACCAATTCACGCAGAGGTCAAAGCAACAAAACCACCTAAGAAGGAAAAAGATCTCAAGAAGATTTCCAAAGAAAGGAAGAGGGTGATGAAACCAGTGACAGAAGAGGAAGTCAAGAAACCtcccaaagaagaaaaagaaatcaagaaaacacctaaaaaagagaaagaagtaATTAAAGCTACCAGAGAAGTTAAAGAGGAAAAGGAACCAATAAGACAAATAAAGGAACTCAAGAAACCACccaaagaagagaaaaaggtCAGAATACTAGCAAAAATAGAGACAGAAGTAACCCAACCTCCTAAAGATGAGAAGAAACCACCTACAGTAAAGACAGAACTTAAGAAACTTCCTAAACAACTTCccaaagaaaagaaggaaaggaagcctcttaaagaagagaaaaaatctcccaaacaagagaaaaaagttaAGAAACCTGAACCTGTCAaagaagagaaggaagagaaaaaacctCTCAAAAAAGAGAAGGAACCTCTTAAAGAGGAGAAACATGAGATGGAACATTTcaaaaaagagaaggaagaggagaaacatcttaagaaagagaagaaagaggaCAAACCTctcaaaaaagagaagaaagaggagaaacctctcaaagaagaaaaggaggagaaaaaaactcCCAAAAAAGAGAAACCTGAGAAGGAACATCTCAGaaaagagaaggaagaggagaaacCTCTTAAGGAAGAGAAACCTGAGAAAGAGCATctcaaaaaagagaagaaagacaagAAACCTCTTAAGGAAGAAAGGGAAGAGAAGAAACCTCTTAAGGAAGACAAACCTGAGAAGGAACATCTcaaaaaagagaaggaagagaagaaacatctcaaaaaagagaaggaagaggagaaacCTCTTAAGGAAGAAAGGGAAGAGGAGAAACCAgtgaaaaaagagacaaaagaggAGAAACCTCtcaaaaaagagaaggaaaaagagaaacatcTTAAGGAAGACAAACCTGAGAAGAAACCTCTCAAAAAGgagaaggaagagaagaaaCTTCTTAAGGAAGAAAGGGAAGAGAAGAAACCA GAACATCTcaaaaaagagaaggaagagaagaaatctcttaaagaagaaaaagaggagaagaaacatctcaaaaaagagaaggaagaggagaaacCTCTTAAGGAAGAGAAACCTGAGAAGGAACATCTcaaaaaagagaaggaagagaagaaacctcttaaagaagaaaaggaagataAGAAACCTCTTAAAAAAGAGAAGCAAGAGAAGAAACCTCTTAAGAAAGAgaaaccagagaagaaacatcttaaagaagaaaaggaagagaagaaacctctcaaaaaggagaaggaagaggagaaacCTCTTAAGCAAGAGAAACCTGAGAAGGAACATCttaaaaaagagaaggaagagaagaaaCCTCTTAAGGAAGAAAGGGAAGAGAAGAAACCAgtgaaaaaagagacaaaagagatgaaacatctcaaaaaagagaaggaaaaagagaaacatcTTAAGGAAGACAAACCTGAGAAGGAACATCTcaaaaaagagaaggaagagaagaaaCCTCTTAAggaagaaaaggaagagaagaaacctctcaaaaaggagaaggaagagaagaaaCCTGTTAAGGAAGAGAAACCTGAGACGGAACATCTcaaaaaagagaaggaagagaagaaacctcttaaagaagaaaaggaagagaag